In Miscanthus floridulus cultivar M001 chromosome 5, ASM1932011v1, whole genome shotgun sequence, one genomic interval encodes:
- the LOC136450249 gene encoding AMSH-like ubiquitin thioesterase 2, with protein sequence MKRLKFWCPAPAMGSRRYGIDMRRCGIHSAPSKSMYLDAQQVVSCQATVRDHDVGSCAVKHHFPSPIVSWIEDLSSFGNASFSSDSEYVDEQARASVGQSSTSSNLHDVQISVRLTDEFMELAKENTSKNLETCGILGASFRDGTYFVTMLIIPKQEGTAHSVCSN encoded by the exons ATGAAGAG GCTGAAATTTTGGTGTCCTGCTCCAGCCATGGGTAGCAGGAG ATACGGCATCGATATGAGGAGATGTGGGATTCACTCAGCACCAAGTAAATCAATGTATCTGGATGCTCAACAAGTTGTCAGCTGCCAAGCCACAGTGAGAGACCACGATGTTGGTTCCTGCGCTGTGAAGCATCACTTCCCGTCTCCAATTGTATCTTGGATAGAAGACCTTTCGAGCTTTGGCAATGCATCTTTTAGCTCTGACTCTGAATATGTGGATGAGCAAGCCAGAGCTTCAGTGGGACAGTCTTCAACATCAAGTAATTTGCATGACGTGCAAATA TCAGTGAGATTGACAGACGAATTCATGGAGCTTGCAAAGGAGAATACAAGCAAAAATCTAGAGACTTGTGGAATTCTTGGTGCTTCATTT AGGGATGGAACTTACTTTGTGACAATGTTGATTATACCGAAGCAAGAAGGAACTGCTCACTCAGTATGCAGTAATTGA